The following coding sequences are from one Paenibacillus stellifer window:
- a CDS encoding AraC family transcriptional regulator, translated as MKILDEHSPVTEAVSAVGVIEAETARLTSLIGALTPHDGVFSQRVPGLHVSRYSRTNMDYVKTFYTPSLLVVSQGAKTITVGQNVYPFGRSQMLMFPVALPVSMKATDASPSEPFFGIRLELDPQRITELALKVYPKGLPPVRKRSTGYITDMDHSLVNAVTRLMECLHSPGDAELLAPLVIDEIMIRVLRSPIGVHAAEFGFADSGVQRVVKAISWIRDNYAQQMKVTDLAELVNMSESSFHEHFRTVTSMSPLQYQKALRLHEARRLMISGSMDVTTACQMAGYVSISQFSRDYSRFFGSPPKRDIARLRQPAQMPD; from the coding sequence GCGCGGTAGGAGTGATTGAAGCGGAGACGGCCCGGCTGACAAGTCTCATCGGAGCTCTTACACCTCATGACGGTGTCTTCAGCCAGCGCGTGCCTGGTCTGCATGTCAGCCGTTATTCCCGAACGAATATGGACTATGTGAAAACCTTCTATACACCCTCGTTGTTAGTCGTTTCACAGGGAGCTAAGACCATCACGGTGGGACAGAATGTCTATCCGTTCGGCAGATCGCAGATGCTGATGTTCCCTGTCGCTCTGCCGGTATCAATGAAAGCCACGGACGCCAGCCCTTCCGAACCGTTCTTCGGGATCAGGCTGGAACTCGACCCGCAGCGGATTACCGAGCTGGCCTTGAAGGTATATCCCAAGGGCCTGCCTCCGGTGCGTAAGCGCAGCACAGGCTACATCACCGACATGGATCACAGCCTGGTGAACGCGGTAACGAGACTGATGGAGTGTCTGCACAGCCCCGGCGATGCCGAACTGCTTGCTCCGCTTGTAATTGATGAGATTATGATACGCGTCCTGCGAAGCCCCATCGGCGTTCACGCCGCTGAATTCGGCTTTGCCGATTCGGGTGTGCAGCGCGTCGTGAAGGCCATCTCCTGGATACGCGACAACTACGCCCAACAGATGAAAGTGACGGACTTGGCCGAGCTGGTCAACATGAGCGAATCCTCGTTTCACGAGCATTTCAGGACCGTTACCTCAATGAGTCCTCTTCAGTATCAAAAGGCGCTTCGCCTTCATGAAGCGAGACGCCTCATGATTTCCGGCTCAATGGATGTTACAACGGCCTGCCAGATGGCAGGGTATGTGAGCATCTCCCAATTCAGCCGGGATTACAGCCGCTTCTTCGGAAGTCCGCCCAAAAGAGATATTGCCCGATTGCGTCAACCTGCACAAATGCCGGACTGA
- a CDS encoding SDR family oxidoreductase, which yields MRVFVTGATGFVGTAIVRELIEAGHEVLGLARSNEAAAALAAEGASVHRGSLEDPDSLKRGAEAADGVIHTAFSHNFSDLTTVGEQDRLAIETLGAALAGTDRPLVVTSVMGHLAQGRLAMEEDAPDRGSAAAHRIASEEAALSLASRGVRVSVMRLPLSVHGEGDRGFLPALIQIARSKGAAAYIGEGANRWPAVHRLDAARLYRLALEAAPAGTILHAAAEEGVPIRDIASVIGARLGVPVVSKTPEEAAGHFGWLAHFVTADITASSALTRSRLGWNPDQPGLISDLDREHYFSINK from the coding sequence ATGCGTGTTTTTGTTACAGGAGCAACAGGGTTTGTCGGCACTGCGATTGTGCGCGAACTGATCGAAGCAGGACATGAAGTGCTTGGACTTGCCCGGTCGAATGAGGCTGCCGCCGCTCTCGCAGCGGAAGGAGCGTCTGTACACAGAGGATCGCTGGAAGATCCGGACAGCCTGAAGCGCGGTGCGGAGGCAGCAGATGGCGTCATCCATACCGCCTTTTCCCACAATTTTTCGGACCTTACGACTGTAGGCGAACAAGACAGGCTTGCAATTGAGACACTGGGCGCCGCTCTTGCCGGAACGGACCGGCCGCTTGTTGTCACCTCTGTGATGGGGCATCTCGCTCAGGGCCGTCTCGCTATGGAAGAAGATGCGCCTGATCGCGGTTCCGCCGCGGCGCATCGCATCGCTTCGGAAGAGGCTGCGCTATCGCTGGCATCGCGAGGCGTGCGTGTGTCGGTAATGCGGCTCCCCCTATCGGTGCATGGTGAAGGCGATCGCGGTTTCTTGCCTGCGCTGATTCAAATCGCACGCAGCAAGGGAGCGGCCGCCTATATAGGCGAAGGTGCTAACCGCTGGCCTGCTGTACATCGTCTTGACGCCGCCCGGCTGTATCGGCTGGCGCTGGAGGCGGCTCCTGCGGGAACAATACTGCATGCGGCCGCAGAAGAAGGAGTGCCGATCCGGGACATTGCATCGGTAATCGGCGCCCGCCTGGGCGTACCGGTAGTCAGCAAAACTCCCGAGGAGGCCGCCGGGCATTTTGGCTGGCTGGCGCATTTTGTTACCGCAGATATTACAGCATCGAGCGCTCTGACCCGGAGTCGGCTCGGCTGGAATCCTGATCAGCCAGGACTCATTTCCGATCTTGATCGGGAGCATTATTTTTCAATCAACAAATGA
- the gap gene encoding type I glyceraldehyde-3-phosphate dehydrogenase — MGINIAINGFGRIGRLAFRQLFGTEGYSIAAINDLTSPKMLAHLLKYDTSQGRYDGEIGYSENRLTVNGVDIPIYAEKDPGKLPWNQLQIDVVLECTGFFASKKGAAAHINAGARTVLISTTAGKDVPTIVYGVNEHTLTKEDRIVSAASCTTNCLAPMVYYLNELAPIQKGFMTTIHAYTNDQNTLDAPHAKGDLRRARTAAANIIPTSTGAAKAIGLVIPELDGKLDGTSQRVPVVAGSLTELTAVVAGCVTAEQVNKKMEQSKSEQYGYSDEELVSSDIIGITYGSLFDATQTKVSPLGTDTLVKIAAWYDNENSFTSQMIRTAKHLAKL, encoded by the coding sequence ATGGGAATTAATATCGCCATTAATGGGTTTGGCAGAATCGGGCGGCTTGCATTTCGGCAGCTCTTTGGTACGGAAGGATACAGCATTGCAGCGATCAATGATCTGACAAGCCCGAAGATGCTCGCGCATTTGCTTAAGTACGACACATCGCAAGGACGGTATGACGGAGAGATCGGGTATAGTGAGAACCGTTTGACCGTAAACGGCGTGGATATTCCAATCTATGCTGAAAAAGACCCCGGCAAGCTCCCATGGAATCAATTGCAGATCGATGTTGTTTTGGAGTGTACAGGCTTCTTCGCATCCAAAAAAGGGGCAGCAGCGCATATCAATGCTGGCGCAAGAACAGTTCTTATATCCACAACAGCCGGAAAAGATGTTCCCACGATTGTTTATGGTGTCAATGAGCATACACTGACCAAAGAGGATCGCATTGTTTCGGCAGCGTCCTGCACCACGAACTGCCTTGCTCCAATGGTGTATTACCTGAACGAGCTTGCACCGATCCAAAAGGGCTTCATGACAACGATACATGCTTATACCAACGACCAGAATACGCTGGATGCCCCTCATGCCAAAGGCGACTTGCGCCGGGCGCGCACGGCGGCTGCCAACATCATTCCAACCTCCACCGGGGCAGCCAAGGCAATAGGCCTCGTGATCCCGGAATTGGACGGCAAGCTGGACGGCACATCTCAACGGGTGCCAGTTGTCGCAGGCTCGTTAACCGAGTTGACCGCAGTTGTTGCCGGCTGTGTCACAGCGGAGCAGGTCAACAAGAAGATGGAGCAATCCAAATCCGAGCAGTACGGATATTCAGATGAGGAGCTTGTCTCGTCCGATATTATCGGGATCACTTACGGCAGCTTGTTTGACGCAACGCAGACGAAGGTATCTCCTTTAGGAACAGATACGCTGGTGAAAATCGCTGCCTGGTACGATAACGAAAACTCTTTTACCAGTCAAATGATCCGTACAGCCAAACATCTTGCCAAATTATGA
- a CDS encoding helix-turn-helix domain-containing protein: protein MPQMDRHKNRTVNIEFVAAEALDSLPYPERFTLVFVTSGMISGRLNDRPITVSAPGILCLSEEDTLHITDKQDAFAQSFSYHADFLNTIPLTETEDYFPKNLKIQTGLSLFQGDDMRTRVPRVTGKAFSQLFEWFFVMGTEVYAQSDDRWVCRIKKYLIQILGLLEDLNRHSEQSPVDLVLEYIHTHYSDKISLEDLTNCAHLNRVSLNKMFQERCGCTAIGYLLSHRLKVAEDLLTHTGMSLNEIARSTGFEYDTYFIKQFTAKKGMSPTVYRNTSREFATVQ from the coding sequence ATGCCACAAATGGACCGACATAAGAACAGAACGGTAAATATCGAGTTTGTTGCTGCGGAGGCTTTGGATTCGCTTCCCTACCCGGAGCGGTTTACACTGGTTTTTGTTACGAGTGGAATGATAAGCGGACGGTTGAACGATCGTCCAATAACCGTTTCCGCCCCAGGTATTCTATGTTTGTCCGAAGAAGATACGCTGCATATTACAGATAAGCAGGACGCCTTCGCGCAATCCTTTAGCTATCATGCCGATTTTCTTAACACCATTCCCCTAACAGAAACGGAAGACTATTTTCCCAAAAATCTGAAGATCCAAACAGGGCTCTCCCTTTTTCAAGGTGACGATATGCGTACAAGGGTGCCTCGTGTAACCGGCAAAGCATTTTCGCAGCTATTTGAGTGGTTCTTTGTGATGGGAACAGAAGTGTATGCGCAGAGCGATGATCGCTGGGTATGCCGAATAAAAAAATACCTGATTCAAATTTTGGGGCTGCTTGAGGATTTGAACCGGCATAGCGAACAGTCTCCTGTCGATTTAGTTTTGGAATATATACACACGCACTATTCGGATAAAATCAGCCTGGAGGACTTAACGAATTGCGCGCATCTGAACCGTGTGTCGCTTAATAAGATGTTTCAGGAAAGATGCGGCTGCACAGCAATTGGCTACTTACTGTCACACCGACTGAAGGTTGCGGAGGATCTTCTGACACATACAGGGATGAGCTTGAATGAAATTGCGCGTTCTACCGGATTTGAGTATGACACGTATTTCATCAAGCAGTTTACAGCTAAAAAAGGGATGTCTCCGACCGTATATCGGAACACATCCCGCGAGTTTGCCACTGTCCAATAA